Genomic DNA from Chaetodon auriga isolate fChaAug3 chromosome 13, fChaAug3.hap1, whole genome shotgun sequence:
TGTACTGATGAATATGGACCAGATCTGACTCCCCCACAGTAAAACCCCAGGAACTGTAATATACTGCCGTACAAGCTCCATTAGCTTTATGGGTTTGTCACACAAACCAGTAAATTCACAGATCAGACAAGAACTATGGCCTTTGAAGTGCAAAATGATGAATATTTAATCCACAGCCCGATAAAAAGGTTCCTGCATCCGACTGTCTGTGGAGAAATGTGGATGCTACCAGTGCAAATTGCCTCTTTTCTCAGTGCTATAATTAACATTCTCTGTGACTGAGACACATGATCTGGCAGGATGCCCCAGATAAGTAACCGAGATTAACACACACTCCTCTAAACTCTTGCTCAAAAGTCAATGGGGGATCATTGACTTTTGAGAAAGGACAAATACTGACCAACAAGGCTGATTCACAGTTGTTTCACAAGATCTGAGCTCTGCAAGATCTGAGTTCTCTTCCCATATGACCTTTTCTGTCCATGATTCAGATCAAGATACAGCCAATTAATCAGTGTGGTGGGGTCAGGGGCTGCTACCTCTCAGTCCAGCTCAGATAACCAATTTGCCCCTGTCTTTTCCTTCTGGTGCAGCCTCGGGGAGCACAGCGGGAGCGCAGCCTGTTAATGGAAACCAGTCACGGGCCATGGTGACAGCTGCCGGCAAACGCAAAGACGCCGCCCACAACGAGCTATACTACGAAGAGGCTGACTTCGAGAGAAGGGTCCGTAAACGTAGAGCCAGGTGAGTCATGGGAAGACATGACAGCATGTCGGGGGGCAGCTTGATGATCTAAAGAGTCTTTCGGACGTGTAACTTGGtaaataaatgtgtcttttttgcCTCCTTAAAGGAGTCTGTCTAAAAACAATCGTCAGGTGCCcatgaacactgaaacaggtcTTTCTTATTGTAATCATTCATCCTGCTCACACTGGACATTAAGCATCCATTCCTCATGCATCATCAGTGTAAGTGATTGGgtacaaaatccacagtccctGTTGCGTGTGACAACTTACCATCTTGTCATTTTATGCTTGACGGACATTATAATCTTTACAAGTGAGGGGTGAGGTGGGTATCTATGAGACTCACCATTGCTTCAATAGAAACATTAGCTTTGAAATCTCTCACTGATGCTGTGATTAAGAGAACAAAAAGGAATTTTCGAGGATTTTGGCTCTTGCCATAACAGTCGGGTCATGTCTGAAAGTCATTACTTCAACAGATAGATGATGCCAGCGGTATTATGAGTTGCAGTGGCACATTACAGCAGATACAAGTGTAGAGAGCTGACGGCAGGCTaactgctgtgtgtatgtttgtcagGCTGGTGGTGGCTGTGGAGGAGGCTTTCACGCATGTCCGGCGCATGAAGAAAGAGGACGAGCGCGCGACACCATCTGACATTATGGATGTGCGTGAAGCAGCTCTGGCTATATTTCCCTCTATGGCCCGTGCCCTGCAGAAGTACCTCCGTACCACCAGGAGGCAGCACTGCCACAGCATGGAGAGCATTCAGAAGCACCTCGCTTTCTGCCTCATCAATAACATGAGTCCTAAGGTGAGTTTGGCTTTGAACCTTGAATTCCATAACTGAATACTGACATTTAGAGCCACAGAAGTGAGTGTTTTGATGACTTAAAGGATAATCACAGTTTATTATAGCTTGGGTCTTATTTTGAGAACTCTGGCCATTATGTCTGTAAGTTTATTAGTAGTTGTACTCACCAAAGTGTTTGCTGAGCTAAGGGAGCACAATGATACTGCAGcaacaaacagtgttttgacGATCAGTTTCTTACTCAAGCACACAGCCTGATTATCTAAACCACACCTGTCTTGAATTGTATCTAAACCAACATCGCCGTGTCACCGGCTGTTTCCGTGCATCCAGGCCTTCCTTGAAGCCTACCTGGCCCCTGGTCCGACCCTGCAGTACGGCTCTGAGCGGTGGATGGCTGACCAGTGGACTTTGGTCAGCGAGGCTTCAGTCACCAGCGGCATAAAGGAGGGGACAGAGTTCCTACTGAGGTGTCTTGACTTCAGCCTAGCTGTGACCGTCAAGAGCATCCCTTACATCCGACTGAGTGAGGAGTACATCGACCCCAAGTCCCACAAGTTTCTACTGCTGCTCCAATCAGAAACCTCAGTTtaacagtgacacagtgaaccAGTGCTGCTGAGCTGGACTTACATGACTGTTACAATTATCCGATTGAATTTTTTCAAAAATAgctttttgtactgttttttgtACTTCTGTTTATGTACTTTTCTCACATAGAGTATCTTTGCGTCCTTGTCTTCGTCCCGGGCGACATGAAAGAcgataaaaaacagaaaacggGAGGGAATATGCTCAGCTTTCTCTGTCCTGATATTTGCAGAACACAGTTCAGGTATTCCTCTATGCACGACAGATGACCCTCACAAATTTTCTCCTTGTACCTTTATTTGCATGTGCCAGTGTGTGCCTGCATGGGAGAGTTTGTGATTtaagtgtgagtgagtgatgtgGGATGCAAAagtgcgtgcgtttgtgtgtgttttgagtgtaGTGTACTCCCGGGATCTGGCTCTTCTTTCTTCTTAGCGTTACTATATTGACCAGGACATTTGATATAACCCCGAACCCTTTTCACCAAAACTGCCCTTTTTCAGTCTTAGCAATGATTATTTAACTGTCCTGTATTACAgatgtatgtacagtatttatatgTGAATATACTTTATCCCTCCACTTTGCCTATACTTTTTATATCAgaattgtgctttttttaagatttaagattttttttatttgaccttGTCTGTCTGCGCTGTATTTGTGGAGATAACTGGACTGTAAATAGATGAAGACATGTTTGTAAATGTCAGACAAATCACTGGAGTCTCTTGGACAGAATGCCAACTACAATACAGCTGAATATAGATGGTCTGGTCGATAGACACACGTGACAGCTCACCATGTTTGTGCAGTTAAGTGTGTGCGGTGTACGCTAATCTTTTTGTAGGCTAGCAGACTAAATGTTTGGGCAGCTGTGAGCTTCATGTGGTCGACCTTCATATTTCTCATGTTAAACTGTCGCCTCTGTGCTctttaatatataaaaaaaaaaaatacgccCCTGATTTTCACCTTAATTCACTGTGAAGGTGGTGTTTTATAACAGCACCTCTCAGCAAAATGCAAATCTGTCAGCTGACTGAAACAACCCAGCCGTGAGCATGAGGCAATGCATAACCTACAGGAATATTTATGGCAGCGATTTCACAAGATTTCGATGATTCACTGCATGCCCCTCTGAAAAATTAACCGTCACTTATCTCATGCTTGCTCGTGCAAATTTTTAAACAAGTGTTGAAAATCAATAATTTAGTGTAAATTcttaaatatatacatacataagtAGCTCAACCCAGTGTCAGTATTTCTGCTGTCAGTATTTCGTCTGTGTTACATTGCTGCCACCCATCTGCAGCTACTGGAACAGGAACACTGTCCTGAGGGTCAATCGAAGGGTTCATTTGTACTGATACTTGATCTGTATGACGCTTTGTTATGCTGTAAAATTATATTTACACAAGTGTTACCGTGGTCACTGACAGTGTAGTTTTGTTTAGACTCTTAGAGTGTTGATGGTTGTACATAGTTCTTGACTACACATGTGCCTCAGTTATACATATTTAGGATGTGCTCAGCATACATGTGCAGACTTCaagcatctgtgtgtctgtgtgtgtgtgtgtgtgtgtgtgtgtgtgtgtgtgtgtgagagagagagagagagagagagagaaagggaacaTAATGAAGAAAAGAGATTTCTTTCTTAAATGTCATGCAGCTGATTAGTCATGAGTCTCAAGTTGTCCCTGTCTTCTTTTATACAACAGAACGTGTAaaatcacagctgctgtgtcaaaTTCCcatttgtaaaacaaaataaatatttgtattGACCTTTTGAAGGCATTTAATTAATGTTGTCTTTTTATGCCGTGGTGACTGATGAGGTGGTCACCCGGTGTGTTTTATTAGAAACGCTCAGCTTTTAGCAGCTGTCACAGCAGTAGTGCTCgacagtgtgcaggattttttGGTTCTTTCATAGCCAGAGTTTATGTGACACATCTGAATAGAAGACTTTCTGCTGTGCAAGAACTTTGTAGTGACTGGTTTCACTGCAGTCAACTGCATTTTGAAGCAGTTAGGCATATTAATACTAATTGGTTTTGAAAGAAGCAGGAAATCTacctttcatttatttgtatattattattattattattattattattattttatccTCATTAGAGCTGtagttttgtgtattttttattcatcaGAGGACTTTTCTTGCACCTTTTTTTGTCTGCAAATAAGCTGAATTGAAGTGGGTGTGTTAGTGCTCACAAGCTGTGATGAACCTGACATTACAAAGAACACTAATATTTGTTACACCTCCTCTTGTTAGGTCAGTTCACTGCATCAGGCAAATCTTGGTCcctgaataaaaagaaaagaaataagaaagcaagaaagtaaagtaaaagtgcAGGAatgcaagagaagaagagaaacgtGAAAGGAATTAGCAGGTAATTAGCTTTCCAGTATCAGTCCAGTAATGACATTATTATCTCTCTGTGCAGCTACTGCCTGCCTGCCCCATTAACTCAGGTGAGAGATAAACCTGAtggagaaacaggaagtagttattgggagatgaagaagagattAGAGTTTTGCTACTGAAAATGGAGACTGTTATCATGTGGTTTTACAATTTCAAAGCTGTCAACCCCCCgggcagaaaatgttttctgggtGAACCAAACATTAGATGTGAAGTCGTGTTACCTGAAAGGAGGATGGAGagtaaaagaaaagggaaatggaaacacacatttaccACCCAGTCTGGTTTATTGACACTGAGGACAATGAGCCACAACGTATGTAATTGAACAGATTGTAAGTTAAAGAAATTAGGTTTTGAGAGTGCCACTCAGTGAAGGAAGAcgtactcagatcctttactaaGTTATATTGacaatacaacaatgtaaaaatactccattacaagtattacaagtcctgcattcaatatttcacttcagtaaaagtacagaagtatatCATCAGTAAAATGCTCTGACAGAtgtgacacagaggagctgtgaGGTGATTAATGGtatagaagaaagaaaaagttccTCACTAAAGTTTGCATTTATATATCATTATTTATAATGATATATATTTATAACTAGATATCGCTTTTTGCAAGTGTCACAACCCAAAATCTTGAAAGTTAGAAACAGTAGTAGAGTAAATACAcctagttactttccacctccCATTCAAgttgtcagtctgtgtttcacttgaaggtttaaaatacaaaatgaatttgatgacagtgacagctgacacCCACAGTCCTTTTTTGTTAACAGCCATTTATATATtcataaatataaatgaatgtcATGTGTGACGTGAGGTAAATGTCTGATCCTGACATTTAAGTACATATGCCTTTTATTTTAAAGCCCCAAACCCACTCCAGGCTTATTTACATTgtcaaaatatgtcatttttggATATTAAatagatttattattattacttaacACATATTCAGTAAAAATGTGGAATTATTTCCAAGTGAAAAGGGATTTTATTGTACAGCGGTTTGTCTGAAATCCATGCTACACTTGGCCTGAAGAACAAAAAGAGTCAACTTTTACTATTCTCAGGTGATCactcatcatcgtcatcatcatcatcatcatcgtcatcatcatcctcatcttcatcgtcatcatcgccatcatcctcctcatcattgtcaccatcattgtcatcatcttcatcatcattgtcgtcatcgtcgtcgtcatcatcatcatcatcatcatcatcatcatcatcatcatcctcagtgTTGACTTTGCCGGAGAGCACATCCTCAATccagtcctccagctcctggGGGGTGGGCAAGTCCTCCTCATCGTCCATCTCCATCCACACGCTGTCggcctgttcacacacacacacacacacacacacacacacacacacacacacacaaacacacacacacacacaggtcaaatAATGTCTGACATGACAACATTCATGTCACATCAGACAGGTTGTGATGTACTTACATCTGTAACATTGACAACTCCAATCTGTGGTCGGAACAGGTCCACTTTGAAGGTCTTCTCCCAGTAGGGGATCAGCTGAAGGGGgtcagtgaaaaacaagagatCGCATTAGAGATGCAGCTTGTGAGCCGgccacatattttttttttgttttgttatgtcTGTTTGTATTTCCAATCTGCCggcctctgtgtctgtcaaacCCTGGAGGGGTCACGTCTCACCAAGGGAAAGTCATCAGGGTCTATCCAGATGATGCTGAGGTCAGGTAGGTGGGTGTTGTCTCTGGCCACCTCCTTCAGGATCTCCAAGAACTCATAACCATCTGAAAGTAATTTCACACAACACCAGCTGATGGACAgcttgacaccactctcatgcaTGTAGGTTACAGCCAGCTTTCAGTTAGCTTAgtgtaaagactggaaacagggggaaacagctagtctaTCTCTGCCATAATCAGCCTGTAgtatcagcacctctaaagctcactgttTTAACACATCATcacttgtttatttctgtaaaaaaagtcttcctccatgtttctattcattatgctaagctaagctaactctcGACTCTCCTCGTTATCAATGTCAATATaatttttttattgtctttgatCTAGTTTattggttttattatttcactttAATCATTTCTAATTTtaggtttatttttttgttgtctcattttcattccttaCAGTAACAAATAGTGGTATAACATAACATGCTCTTACCAGGGTCCTCCTCCTCGGCAAAAGCCACTATGTGGATTCCTTCAATATCATCCTcctgagaggaagaagacaaaTATAAATGTCAGCTTACTTTAAGTGTCAGGGGAAGCTAAATTTAAAGTTGTTAATGTTGTGTGCAGCTAGACAATCAGCACTCACCCAGGTCTCAAACATATCTTCTGCACGTAGCTTTCTCAGAGTTGGCCTGATAGCACAGAAAATACACTAAAGTTACTCTGTATATTTATGCAATTGGCCAAAAACAAATCTCAAGGGAGTCGGTTAAATACACATTTGTCGGAGTATTTCATTTGACATTGCTCTTTGTTTACCGTCTGTGTTCAGTTATGAattccaccagctcctcctcagaATGAGGCTTGCCTGGGATGGTGACCGGCTCCTCCATGAAGGGCTCGTAGAGATCAACCTCATTCAACTTCAGAGTCAGCTCCTTGGCCACCTGAAGCAACAAAGACAGGTCAATCACGAGTAatgatgtgtctgtttatttatttgtttgttacTTACAGACTTCTCGAACGTGGCAAAGAACTTAATGTAGGGCTGGAAGTGCTCTGCAGCTTCTTTAAATGCTTCATAGTCTGAGGATGAGAACAGGGAGAAGGACGTTATATAAAGTCTTACTAGGTGGTACGCTGTGTTAGGTTATAAGCAACAGGGTTTTGCTGTACTCTTGTTTTCCTGATCACACATCTGTTTGTGCTTTCTTTGGCTGTTGTTTACACGACATTTGCACATCAGGGAGCGGAAAtagctgaactttgacctctgcTTAATGCTCCCACAGTTGGTCAGAAGGGATGTAGCTACAGTTCAACACCACAAGTAAACTACTCTAGACTCAgttcctctgcagcatgtgAGATGGGACCAGACAgtggcagctgtgtgtgcagcagtggtAAAAATGGATCTGTAAATCCGTGGAGATGAGGGGgttaaaacacattcatgttaTAATGAAGGGCATGAGCCACACAGAGCCCGTCACAGGCCTATCAAAgtatcagaaatcagaaatactttattgatccccgggGGAAATTGGTGTGTTCAGACAGcaaaaaacataataattttAAAAGCAATTCATTCATGCCAACAGCCTCACACACGTTCAGAGTCCTCGCTTTTGAAGTAACCAATGAGGCGAATGTCTTCCTCCATCCTATCAAAGGCTCTCAGCTCCAGAGCATTTCCTATCACCTCCACTggctcctccagcagctagaGACAGGCGGAAAAAGGGAATAAAAGTACTGTGGAAAGTTTGTGACTTTGGCAAGACTGGTGTTGATTCATCGCAGCAGCTGGGAATCTGCCCTTAAATTACTCTACTCACGTCCAACAAGAACTCCACCAGGGTGTTAGCAGAGAGCAAGCCGTCAAACTCAATCACCCGATCAGCCttaaaaacatacacactgccctcctcctccaggcctGTGAGAGAGGGAAATTACATATCAATGCATATATTCAAAGGCTGTTTCTAAAGTTGACTTTCCTCGATCTGTAAGTAGGGGCAATCGTCTTTCAGGAATTGTAAGTGTCAATCAGATAAAGGAGGCTAAAAAGAGGTTATGCTGCATTCAATGCTCACCCAGTTTCTTTGCCACTTTTGTATCTTTGTGGGAGTCAACCATTCCAAACCCAATGTCCTTTTCTTCCACAACCTGAGCTACAAGCTGCaaccaaaagaaaaagatcATGAAGGACTAAATGGTGAGAAGAGGACTGAATGCACAAATGTAAAGGGAAAAGAAAGCACCGGAAACAAACATCCTAGTTTGGTTAAAATGTTCATTGAGGCTGCTTCCATGGAAAAAAGTTAACGGTAGCTTGACTGCAGTGTCGGGTAAGGTCTTAAGAAAAACAAGATTAATACCAAAGTTGGCAATATGACAGAGGTGCTCAAGCTACACAGGGAGACACAGTTACATAATCACTTAGACTGTCTTGATCTAAATATAACCAAAGTACAGAGTACATGTAATTGTATTGCCAGTTGTTCTGTGGAGTACAGTAGGTGAGCAAAGTGAGACTCTCCTGCCAGAAAAGATCCTGACACGAATGGGACAAGCATGTTGACACTATGATTGATGTGCTCTtcaatgtgcagtgaaaagctCTGGAGGAATAGAGTTAAAGGTAACTTGTGGTATTTTGAGCCTTataatgcagtgcagcaggtttttttttacaagtgGGTCCCCGGTTTGTGTAGCTAGAAAAGAGGCTTGTGCATGAGTGTGAGCATGGGATTCAACTGATCTACAGTTCTTGGGAGTAACGAGTgaacaaacataaaaatgcCTGAGTAACAGCAGTGAGGAAGAATTGTTTGCAAGCAAATGTGGatgtaaacatgcacaatttAAATCATATCTTTTGTGTATTTACAGGATGATTCCGCAGGGCACCTTTAAGttttcaaagaggaagtgaacAGATGTCAAACAAGTTGATAGACTGCAAAACCTTCTGCAAGTTGTAGACATTTGGGACAAATTATATGTTAACATCTGCTCACTTCATACAAACAATCACCAGCATGAAGCAGACTGTGATCCTGTTTGTGCATGCTTACCGTACATGAGTGCCTGACTCTAGAGCAACATGGCCCACCTGTGCTGTGTAAAATAAGTGAAGCTAATATCAGGACTGCAGGACTGGGCTCAAATTACCCTCAACAGATCAGACCGCAACTCACCCTCAGCCATGTGTAACATGAGACAGGGCACAGAGTACACTGGTTCCTTCAACCAGAGGGATTCATTTAATCTATCAATCAGACGTGGATCTGGCTGCTTTGTTCAGCCTGAATACAAAATACCCTCAAGCTGTATTACTTTTGCAACCAAAGGTCAACCAAAATCTGCAACAGAGGAGAAGGTAGTTCTTTCCTTCACATGCATTACTCAAAAACATAATACACATGAGCTCTTGGCCTATTTCTTAAGGCGGAGAGCCACAGGGAGAATTAGCCAGATACGTGTCTAAGGGATAGAAGCGCGCACTGAATTAAGCTGAAGTTAAACCTAAGTGACAGTGCTGCATCTCACTGAACCACTGTGCATTTGTAGAGCACATATAGATACACACTGACCTTGAAGAAACTCCTACATGCAGTAAGTACATGCAATTGGAGTTGGCTCTCTGATTATTGTAGCACTGATGAGGAGTTGTAATACTCTAAGTCTTTTAGATGAGCCTGTTTAATGATAAAAACAACCAAACTTTGTCCTTTCCTTTATCTCTTTCACTGacacctttctttttctcaaccTTTTCCGTTTCGACCctgcttctctccctctgtcctgttCCTTTAACTTGGTCATACACCTCTTCTCCACCTGcttcctgctttgttttcctcctcttaatACTTTACCTCCAGCACCAATTCAGTCATctggtgttgtttttgctgctccTTGCTGTCTGGTATGGGCCCATGGTAGAACAGACACACCATGCTGTGCTTCTTCAAGGCTTTCTTGTAGTTCTTGTCATTGATATCTAGGACCCGGTCTTTCCCATCATACTGTGGAAACTCCAGGCCCTTCTCGGCCGGGGCAAGAGGCACGAGGCtcagcagagggagcaggaaCAACCACAGGGAGAGCATGGTCCGCAGCACCCACACACCCCCAAGAGTCAGAGTTTGGTTTTAGTTCAAAACTGTGCAAATGCAAAGGTTACCTAAGCCCTGTTAAAGGGGTAGGGAGATGTAGGAAATGCTGCAGAAAGTTTTGGAGGTAAAAGCTGGTCCGTCAGTGGCAGTTCTCAAGCATCCCAAGCTGTGCAAAGAAATCCAACTTCTACAAACATCTTCAGGACCCTGCAACTCTTTTCTCCCGCTGTGATCACTCCTTCACGCcttctctctgcagacacaaagGCGAAAGAGGAGTACCGTGAGGTACTGGGGATGTAGATACCATACatagcagcagctcctctccccTGCCCGTGCAGGACAGGCCCATTTTTAGGAGACCAGTTGTTTGAATGCCAAAAATAGAACTgcaagtgagaaagagagagagagcaaaggacAACGGTGGGGGGCGGGGGTATTTAATAGTGAGTACAGTTCATGCTCCACGTGATGTCTCTTTGAGGGAGTCAGCGATGTGGGAGAAGAGAGTTGAGCCCCCAAGATTTGGGGATTCAGTTATTTTGAGCTGTTTACGTCTGTGACGACCAAAAAACATGGAAGTGAGGGTTGGTGCTAGTGTGGAAAAAAGGGATGTATTTTAAGCTCTGATGCCAACAGGTGTGTAAAGGGCAACTCAAACTGTCTGAAGCGGTTGTTCTGCAGATGTGGTCTCACAGTTTTGCATGTGCATTGTGTTACCTGGCAATGAACTGAGCATATCCCTATCTACAAATACCAATGCTTGGTTTGATTTGGGTGTGATTTGCTTTGATTCAATATCAGATTGAAGAACTGAATGTGCCTTCTTGATTTCTCAACAATTCTACTCTTCACAAACCTACACATTGACCTTAAACTGCATATTTAATCTTGACATATACATATTATTAACTATAGAccagacaaagcagcagcagctagcaTCTATTTTGGCCTCCTTCTTCACCTCCACTCTGAAGTACAATAGTCTTCTAGCTGCTTTGACAAGAGCCTCTTCTGCCCTCTGCAGGTACAAGCTATGGATGACCCGCTGAATTGTGAAAATTACAATAACACCACAATAGTATTTTCTGTAGTTGTCAGGGCATATGTGGAAAATATGGCTCAACTTTTTGGAAGACAATATAATGTAATTctgcaaaaaataataataataataataataagaattaattaataaaacaaaaaagaaaaaaacacagattggACAATAATAGATGTGAGACTCATCTTTAGTATATTTATTATCAATagtctttttcacagcagacattttgacatattgttgtaggaaaagcacaggtgttactaatgaCATAAACCATTGTTTATGTTAGTGAGTGACAGTGAGCTAGCATGCACAACAGCaaaaccctgaaactgaagcagttgAATAGATTTCAGCCATCTTTTATTGTATTACTTCGGGGTCACAGCAGTATGTTTTGCATGAGCACATCATTGTAATTACAATCATGTTTATATAATTAGCGATGTTAAATGACATTCTCTTCAAAATCTATATCAATGAGCACATTTGAAGATTAGTGGTGGTGTCAATA
This window encodes:
- the casq2 gene encoding calsequestrin-2 yields the protein MLSLWLFLLPLLSLVPLAPAEKGLEFPQYDGKDRVLDINDKNYKKALKKHSMVCLFYHGPIPDSKEQQKQHQMTELVLELVAQVVEEKDIGFGMVDSHKDTKVAKKLGLEEEGSVYVFKADRVIEFDGLLSANTLVEFLLDLLEEPVEVIGNALELRAFDRMEEDIRLIGYFKSEDSEHYEAFKEAAEHFQPYIKFFATFEKSVAKELTLKLNEVDLYEPFMEEPVTIPGKPHSEEELVEFITEHRRPTLRKLRAEDMFETWEDDIEGIHIVAFAEEEDPDGYEFLEILKEVARDNTHLPDLSIIWIDPDDFPLLIPYWEKTFKVDLFRPQIGVVNVTDADSVWMEMDDEEDLPTPQELEDWIEDVLSGKVNTEDDDDDDDDDDDDDDDDDDDNDDEDDDNDGDNDEEDDGDDDDEDEDDDDDDDDDDDDDE